One window from the genome of Thermus tengchongensis encodes:
- a CDS encoding metal-sensitive transcriptional regulator — protein MTKTTELGQETVENILKRLRRIEGQVRGLQKMVAEGRPCDEVLTQMTATKKAMEAAATLILEEFLNICAAEVSEGKVDPKKPEEIATMLKKFI, from the coding sequence ATGACCAAGACCACCGAGCTGGGTCAAGAAACCGTAGAAAACATCCTTAAGCGGCTACGGCGTATCGAAGGCCAGGTGAGGGGTTTGCAGAAGATGGTGGCGGAGGGGCGTCCCTGCGATGAGGTCCTTACCCAGATGACCGCCACCAAAAAGGCCATGGAGGCGGCGGCCACCTTGATCCTCGAGGAGTTTCTCAACATCTGCGCCGCCGAGGTTTCCGAGGGCAAGGTGGATCCCAAAAAGCCCGAAGAGATCGCCACCATGCTGAAGAAGTTCATCTAG
- a CDS encoding HD domain-containing protein: protein MKKRLRRLLRAFFPRGEEPDDAFALAFLQGEERTLYLSMDPRDRAHAVRVARRLLKQYPDAPTFAIRAALLHDAGKALRPYRPLERILTGLYTPPVPPYPLRRGILGAFQVRRHHPLYAAERIQDPEVQALVLEHHHPQSLWGKRLHQADQEE from the coding sequence GTGAAAAAGAGGCTTAGGCGCCTCTTGCGGGCCTTCTTCCCTCGAGGGGAGGAGCCGGACGATGCCTTCGCCCTGGCCTTTTTGCAGGGGGAGGAGCGCACCCTTTACCTTTCCATGGACCCCAGGGACCGGGCCCATGCGGTGCGGGTGGCCCGCCGGCTTTTGAAGCAGTACCCGGATGCCCCTACCTTCGCCATCCGGGCTGCCCTTCTTCACGATGCGGGAAAGGCCCTGAGGCCCTACCGTCCCCTGGAGCGCATCCTCACCGGGCTTTACACCCCCCCGGTACCCCCTTATCCCCTGCGGAGGGGGATCTTGGGGGCCTTCCAGGTGCGGCGCCACCACCCCCTGTACGCCGCGGAACGCATCCAGGACCCGGAGGTGCAGGCCTTGGTACTGGAGCACCACCATCCGCAAAGCCTCTGGGGAAAGCGGCTTCACCAGGCGGACCAGGAGGAATAA